A part of Alkalinema sp. FACHB-956 genomic DNA contains:
- a CDS encoding YlqD family protein, translating to MEVSNSHLLIQRNVAVTAIVTPRWKDEAQQQLQQQLNQVDSQLQQLDLQLQQVLTEVQKQSLQPPGPETVQQIENIKIQFNQGKSELLEQKNQVLQQLQQVQTLELNQEVNQGQVVSVFKIEKGDNLIGKMNVEIVLRDGIVEEIRGDV from the coding sequence ATGGAAGTTTCTAATTCTCATCTGTTAATTCAGCGCAACGTTGCTGTCACTGCGATCGTCACCCCTCGCTGGAAAGACGAAGCTCAACAACAACTGCAACAGCAACTGAACCAAGTGGACAGTCAGCTTCAACAGTTAGATCTGCAATTGCAACAAGTGCTGACCGAAGTTCAAAAGCAAAGCCTACAACCACCGGGGCCAGAAACGGTTCAGCAGATCGAAAATATCAAAATCCAGTTCAACCAAGGCAAAAGTGAGTTGCTAGAACAAAAAAACCAAGTTCTGCAACAGCTTCAGCAAGTCCAAACCTTGGAATTGAACCAAGAAGTAAATCAAGGCCAAGTGGTCAGTGTTTTCAAGATTGAAAAAGGCGATAACCTGATCGGCAAGATGAATGTGGAAATTGTGCTGCGCGACGGCATTGTGGAAGAAATTCGTGGGGATGTGTAA
- the ychF gene encoding redox-regulated ATPase YchF — translation MLRAGIVGLPNVGKSTLFNAIVGNAKAQAANFPFCTIEPNVGIVAVPDPRLTVLAKISSSSEIVPARVEFVDIAGLVKGASQGEGLGNQFLANIREVDAIVHVVRCFENDDIIHVSGSVDPLRDVDVINLELGLADLAQAEKRIERARKDARTKKEIQVEVDALDKIITALNAGKSARSVELNEEEELAIKAMGFLTRKPVIYATNVSEDDLATGNAFVDKVRAIAADEGAQVVVISAQVESELIELPEEERAEFLESLGVTEGGLQSLIRATYNLLGLQTYFTTGPKETRAWTIRKGMVAPQAAGVIHTDFERGFIRAETVAYQDLVDCGAMNAAKEKGLVRSEGKEYVVQEGDVMLFRFNV, via the coding sequence ATGCTGAGAGCCGGAATCGTCGGACTACCCAACGTTGGAAAATCCACCCTATTTAACGCGATCGTGGGAAATGCTAAAGCCCAAGCGGCAAACTTTCCCTTTTGTACGATCGAACCCAACGTCGGCATTGTGGCCGTTCCCGATCCCCGTCTCACCGTCCTAGCCAAAATTTCCAGCTCGTCAGAAATTGTGCCCGCACGGGTGGAATTTGTGGACATTGCGGGCTTGGTCAAAGGCGCAAGCCAAGGGGAAGGCTTGGGCAACCAGTTCCTCGCGAACATTCGTGAAGTTGATGCGATCGTCCATGTGGTGCGATGCTTTGAAAACGACGACATCATCCACGTTTCCGGCTCTGTGGATCCCCTGCGTGATGTGGATGTGATTAACCTAGAACTGGGTTTGGCGGACTTAGCCCAGGCCGAAAAACGGATTGAACGGGCCCGCAAAGACGCCCGCACCAAAAAAGAAATCCAGGTGGAAGTCGATGCCTTAGACAAAATTATTACGGCACTGAACGCAGGGAAATCCGCCCGATCGGTCGAACTCAATGAAGAGGAAGAACTCGCCATCAAGGCCATGGGCTTCCTGACCCGCAAACCCGTCATCTACGCCACCAACGTTTCTGAAGATGACTTGGCGACGGGGAACGCCTTTGTGGATAAAGTGCGGGCGATCGCGGCGGACGAAGGCGCGCAGGTGGTCGTGATTTCCGCTCAAGTGGAATCAGAACTGATCGAATTGCCGGAAGAGGAACGGGCCGAATTTCTGGAGTCCCTAGGCGTGACGGAAGGTGGGCTGCAATCCCTCATCCGAGCCACCTACAATCTCCTGGGACTGCAAACCTACTTCACCACTGGGCCCAAGGAAACCCGCGCCTGGACGATTCGCAAGGGCATGGTTGCCCCCCAAGCTGCTGGCGTCATCCACACCGACTTTGAACGCGGCTTCATCCGAGCAGAAACCGTCGCCTACCAAGATTTGGTGGACTGCGGCGCGATGAATGCAGCGAAGGAAAAGGGCCTAGTCCGCAGCGAAGGGAAAGAATACGTCGTCCAAGAAGGCGATGTCATGCTGTTCCGCTTCAATGTTTAA
- a CDS encoding pentapeptide repeat-containing protein produces the protein MNAQELLDRYQAGETRFAGLNGSNWNLAGADLIGADFKGADFHHANLTFTYLNRADLSQANLRHTKLCGANLSQAELLNAHLRDGDLQGATLARADLRGADLSLAVLVDANLMGADLRGADLSGANLQGACLRGANLREEGRIQAGANLRGADLREADLRGANLTGVDLSRANLAGAILSEASLKGANLSEATLTGAILTHTFLSDVIATQADFQAAFLHEAKMNRIDLTGSNLSGATLIDATLNGAKLSKANLQQARMERVRLSKAELGRANLQGAILVEANLIEAYLGRADLRGADLRGANLIRAEVSSTMLAGTQLKGATLADGSVHD, from the coding sequence ATGAACGCCCAGGAATTACTCGATCGCTACCAGGCTGGCGAAACCCGATTTGCAGGTTTGAATGGCAGCAATTGGAATCTGGCTGGCGCAGATTTGATCGGCGCGGATTTCAAAGGAGCCGACTTTCACCATGCGAACTTGACCTTTACTTATCTCAACCGGGCCGATCTGAGCCAAGCCAATCTCCGCCATACCAAACTGTGTGGAGCCAACCTGAGCCAAGCGGAACTCCTCAATGCCCACCTCCGAGATGGCGACTTACAGGGGGCAACCTTAGCGCGGGCCGATCTGCGCGGGGCGGATTTATCCCTGGCGGTGCTCGTGGATGCCAATCTCATGGGAGCTGATTTGCGGGGGGCGGATTTAAGTGGGGCTAACCTCCAGGGAGCCTGCCTCCGGGGAGCCAATTTACGGGAGGAAGGCCGCATCCAAGCGGGGGCCAATCTGCGGGGCGCGGATCTGCGGGAAGCCGATTTGCGCGGGGCTAACTTGACTGGTGTTGATCTCAGTCGAGCCAATCTGGCGGGGGCAATCTTGAGTGAAGCCAGCTTAAAGGGGGCCAATCTCAGCGAAGCGACCTTGACTGGTGCAATCCTCACCCATACCTTTCTCAGCGATGTGATTGCAACGCAGGCGGATTTTCAGGCGGCCTTTCTCCATGAGGCCAAAATGAATCGCATCGACCTCACGGGCAGCAACCTGAGCGGAGCCACGCTAATCGATGCGACCTTGAACGGCGCAAAACTAAGCAAAGCTAACTTGCAACAGGCCCGCATGGAGCGGGTGCGTCTGAGCAAGGCGGAACTCGGACGCGCCAATCTCCAGGGAGCCATCCTGGTGGAAGCCAATCTGATTGAAGCCTACCTGGGACGGGCTGACTTGCGCGGGGCCGATCTGCGCGGGGCGAATCTAATCCGGGCGGAGGTCAGCAGCACCATGTTGGCGGGAACCCAGCTCAAAGGGGCGACTCTGGCCGATGGCAGTGTGCATGATTAA
- a CDS encoding TOBE-like domain-containing protein — protein MGITVQQVSKRFGSFQALDQVNVDIESGSLVALLGPSGSGKSTLLRLIAGLETPDSGKIFLTGKDATYQSVQARNIGFVFQHYALFKHMTVRRNIAFGMEIRKMPATKIQRRVEELLDLVQLSGLGDRYPSQLSGGQRQRVALARALAVEPKVLLLDEPFGALDAKVRKDLRAWLRRLHDEVHVTTVFVTHDQEEAMEVSDQIVVMNKGKVEQVGTPAQVYDHPASAFVMSFIGPVNVLPTSSRIFQESGFDSANPEMFLRPHDIQVELQPNASTVPARVQRLIHLGWEIQAELVLDDGQEMVAHLTRERFDQLNLTENQRIHVKPKDAKSFPLYYEI, from the coding sequence ATGGGTATCACGGTTCAACAAGTCTCGAAACGATTTGGCAGCTTCCAGGCACTCGACCAAGTCAATGTTGATATTGAGAGTGGTTCACTAGTGGCCTTGTTAGGCCCATCGGGATCCGGAAAATCAACCTTGCTGCGCTTGATTGCCGGACTAGAGACGCCGGACAGTGGCAAGATTTTCTTAACCGGGAAAGATGCGACTTACCAAAGTGTGCAAGCCCGCAACATCGGCTTCGTATTCCAGCATTATGCGTTGTTCAAGCACATGACTGTGCGGCGCAATATTGCATTTGGCATGGAAATTCGTAAAATGCCTGCGACCAAAATTCAGCGGCGGGTCGAAGAATTACTCGATCTCGTACAGCTCTCTGGATTGGGCGATCGCTATCCGTCTCAGCTATCCGGTGGGCAACGGCAACGGGTGGCGCTGGCGAGGGCGCTGGCGGTAGAACCCAAGGTTTTACTGCTGGATGAACCCTTTGGAGCCTTAGATGCCAAGGTGCGGAAGGATTTGCGAGCCTGGTTGCGTCGCCTCCATGATGAAGTCCATGTCACAACCGTTTTTGTCACCCACGATCAAGAAGAGGCCATGGAAGTCTCGGATCAAATTGTTGTGATGAATAAAGGCAAAGTTGAGCAAGTGGGAACTCCAGCCCAAGTCTATGACCACCCAGCCAGCGCCTTTGTCATGAGCTTCATTGGGCCAGTGAATGTCTTGCCTACGAGTTCGCGGATTTTCCAAGAGAGCGGATTCGACTCCGCCAACCCAGAGATGTTCCTGCGGCCCCATGACATCCAAGTGGAACTCCAGCCCAATGCTTCGACGGTTCCCGCACGGGTTCAACGCTTGATTCATTTAGGTTGGGAAATTCAGGCCGAATTGGTACTGGATGATGGCCAAGAAATGGTAGCTCACCTTACCCGCGAACGGTTTGACCAACTCAATCTGACGGAGAACCAACGCATTCACGTCAAACCCAAGGATGCGAAATCGTTTCCGCTTTACTATGAGATTTAA
- the rpiA gene encoding ribose-5-phosphate isomerase RpiA, with protein MNAQDLMKKQVGYAAADRVQSGMIVGLGTGSTTAFAIQAIGERLQSGSLKDIKGIPTSFQAIVLARKFGIPLVGLDEVDHIDIAIDGADEVDPNKNLIKGGGAAHTQEKIVDSLANQFIVVVDSTKLVDHLGSTFLLPVEVLPMAVAPVTRAIEKLGGQPQLRMGVKKAGPVVTDQGNLVIDVKFDRIDNPSELEQTLNNIPGVLENGLFVNVADIILVGEIQNDQPIVREIA; from the coding sequence ATGAACGCTCAGGATTTAATGAAAAAACAGGTGGGTTATGCCGCCGCCGATCGTGTCCAATCCGGCATGATTGTTGGCTTGGGCACGGGTTCTACGACTGCTTTTGCCATTCAAGCGATCGGTGAGCGGTTACAATCCGGCAGCCTGAAGGATATCAAAGGCATTCCCACCTCCTTCCAAGCGATCGTGCTCGCCCGGAAATTTGGCATTCCCCTCGTGGGCTTAGATGAAGTCGATCATATTGATATTGCGATCGATGGAGCCGATGAAGTGGATCCCAATAAAAACCTGATTAAAGGGGGCGGCGCGGCCCATACCCAGGAAAAAATTGTCGATTCCCTCGCTAATCAATTCATTGTGGTGGTAGACAGTACCAAGCTAGTCGATCACCTCGGTTCTACCTTCCTGCTGCCCGTGGAAGTTTTACCGATGGCCGTGGCTCCCGTCACCCGCGCGATCGAAAAACTGGGGGGGCAACCGCAATTACGTATGGGTGTGAAAAAAGCTGGCCCCGTCGTTACCGACCAAGGCAACTTAGTGATTGATGTGAAATTCGATCGCATTGACAATCCCAGTGAACTTGAGCAAACGCTCAACAACATTCCTGGTGTTCTCGAAAATGGTCTTTTTGTGAACGTTGCCGACATCATCTTGGTCGGTGAAATTCAAAACGATCAACCGATCGTTCGGGAAATTGCCTAA
- a CDS encoding GDSL-type esterase/lipase family protein, translating into MHVLASRDRRICFLGDSFINGTGDPDCLGWTGRICAMAQQRGRAGTAGHAATASSAVTNAPGTDTPGTHPPVTNAPGTNYNATNYNATNYNVTYYNLGIRRETSAELRQRWRSEVQLRLPEDCDGRLVFSFGTNDTTWENGQPRVALADSLIHARSILTVAQRQYPVLLVSPPPIADAGQNDRTWVLIEALESLCKSLAIPFLDVFTPLQCYTPWLDEVKAFDGAHPGSQGYGYLAELVATWSAWQGWWSE; encoded by the coding sequence ATGCATGTTTTAGCATCCCGCGATCGGCGGATCTGTTTTTTAGGCGACTCTTTCATTAATGGCACCGGGGATCCAGATTGCCTAGGGTGGACAGGGCGGATCTGTGCGATGGCTCAGCAGAGAGGTCGTGCTGGGACTGCTGGTCATGCTGCGACTGCTAGCTCTGCGGTGACGAATGCCCCTGGGACTGATACCCCTGGGACGCATCCCCCCGTAACGAATGCCCCTGGGACTAATTACAACGCGACTAATTACAACGCGACTAATTACAACGTGACCTATTACAACCTGGGGATTCGGCGAGAAACTAGCGCGGAACTGAGGCAGCGTTGGCGATCGGAGGTTCAGTTGCGACTACCTGAAGATTGCGATGGCCGTTTGGTCTTTTCCTTTGGTACGAATGACACGACCTGGGAGAATGGCCAGCCCCGTGTTGCGTTGGCTGATTCGCTGATCCATGCACGATCGATTCTGACGGTAGCCCAACGGCAATACCCGGTGCTGCTGGTGAGTCCACCCCCGATCGCAGATGCAGGACAGAACGATCGCACTTGGGTTTTGATTGAGGCGCTGGAGTCCCTCTGCAAAAGTCTTGCGATTCCCTTCCTGGATGTCTTTACGCCGTTGCAATGCTATACCCCTTGGCTAGATGAGGTGAAGGCGTTTGACGGGGCTCATCCGGGGTCTCAGGGCTATGGGTATTTAGCGGAGTTGGTCGCAACGTGGTCAGCGTGGCAAGGGTGGTGGAGCGAATAA
- a CDS encoding DUF2811 domain-containing protein: MDTPISLLVEIPETLHGSLINFLDNRPDWDQDRVFSAAISLFLLQNRSPEQGSDRQAARIYLDSIFRRPADAAS, from the coding sequence ATGGATACGCCCATCAGCCTTCTGGTCGAAATTCCTGAAACATTGCACGGTTCTTTGATCAACTTTCTGGACAATCGTCCTGATTGGGATCAGGATCGCGTATTCTCCGCTGCAATTTCCCTGTTTCTCTTACAAAATCGTTCCCCTGAACAGGGCAGCGATCGACAAGCGGCTCGCATCTATCTAGATTCTATTTTTCGTCGTCCTGCCGATGCAGCTTCGTGA
- a CDS encoding PD-(D/E)XK nuclease family protein — MTYHISATKLKAYKRCPYAYYLRYERRVGSNECYGSAALGTALHQALAQCYRDWHSSDRIPDWGWFSAAWDQFSMGLTNGQILEGRGILERYYQTFIANQMSLNQPLAVEGKIQAKLQVENVEFTISGRYDRIDYLADGLELIDYKSARDVKLPDAEEVDLQIGLYYLALEQTYQQSLKYLSLLFLRTGEKVQYKATQRHKRKVKKIISDLAMELRHDRTWQPQPGSQCARCAYAGYCAAVTCSPNPVPPCERLQGLQLAISF; from the coding sequence ATGACCTACCACATCTCTGCTACGAAGTTGAAGGCATATAAACGTTGTCCCTATGCCTACTACTTACGTTACGAACGGCGTGTTGGCTCCAATGAATGCTATGGATCGGCAGCGTTGGGTACAGCGTTGCACCAAGCCTTAGCACAGTGTTATCGCGATTGGCATTCTAGCGATCGTATACCTGATTGGGGCTGGTTTAGTGCAGCGTGGGATCAATTTTCCATGGGCTTGACCAACGGTCAGATTCTGGAGGGTCGGGGGATTCTTGAACGCTATTATCAAACGTTCATCGCCAACCAAATGTCCCTCAATCAACCGCTAGCCGTGGAAGGCAAAATCCAAGCCAAGCTTCAGGTGGAAAATGTAGAGTTTACGATTTCCGGACGGTACGATCGCATTGATTATCTCGCCGATGGATTGGAGTTAATTGACTACAAATCCGCCCGCGATGTTAAGTTACCCGATGCCGAAGAAGTCGATCTGCAAATTGGACTATATTACTTGGCTCTGGAGCAAACCTATCAGCAAAGCTTAAAGTACCTCAGCCTGCTGTTCCTGCGAACGGGGGAAAAGGTGCAATATAAAGCAACCCAACGCCATAAACGCAAAGTCAAGAAAATTATTTCCGACCTTGCCATGGAACTGCGCCACGATCGGACTTGGCAACCCCAACCCGGTTCCCAATGTGCCCGTTGTGCCTATGCTGGATACTGCGCGGCGGTGACCTGTTCTCCCAATCCTGTGCCACCCTGTGAGCGGCTTCAAGGACTCCAGCTTGCCATTAGTTTTTAG
- a CDS encoding TIGR04168 family protein: MTIGNCIKIAVVGDVHDQWEEADHTALKGLGVDLVLFVGDFGNEAIEVVQKVASLDLPKAVNLGNHDAWYSASSWGRSRCPYDRHAEDRVQMQIDLLGEAFVGYGKLDFPAWGISVVGVRPFSWGGVKWKHRKFYRKRFDVRSFEESIDRMVAVVEQTTCDHLIFVGHNGPAGMGDQPEDPCGKDWYPAGGDYGDRDFEVMLSKVPALGKQVSLVTFGHMHHSLRIAPDRTRRVIHTQEQSVYLNAACAPRWRQTAQGILRNFSLVTIASGVVQQCQLVWVTAEGTIVESKELYRIPHE; encoded by the coding sequence ATGACCATCGGGAATTGCATTAAAATTGCGGTTGTTGGGGATGTCCATGATCAGTGGGAAGAAGCGGATCACACGGCACTCAAAGGCTTGGGCGTAGATTTAGTTTTATTTGTTGGTGACTTTGGCAACGAAGCGATCGAAGTTGTGCAAAAGGTGGCCTCGCTGGACTTACCGAAGGCCGTGAATTTAGGCAATCATGATGCTTGGTATTCAGCGAGTTCCTGGGGCCGATCGCGCTGTCCCTACGATCGTCATGCAGAAGATCGGGTGCAGATGCAGATTGATTTACTGGGTGAAGCGTTCGTGGGCTATGGCAAGTTGGATTTTCCTGCTTGGGGCATTAGCGTCGTGGGCGTGCGGCCTTTCAGTTGGGGGGGCGTGAAGTGGAAACACCGCAAATTTTATCGCAAGCGCTTTGATGTCCGGAGTTTTGAGGAGTCGATCGATCGAATGGTGGCCGTGGTGGAGCAGACAACCTGCGATCATTTAATTTTTGTGGGTCACAACGGGCCTGCGGGAATGGGTGATCAACCGGAGGATCCCTGCGGAAAGGATTGGTATCCAGCGGGGGGAGACTATGGGGATAGGGATTTTGAAGTGATGTTGTCGAAGGTTCCTGCCCTAGGGAAACAGGTGTCGCTGGTTACGTTTGGCCATATGCACCACAGTTTGCGGATTGCGCCCGATCGCACCCGGCGGGTGATTCATACCCAGGAGCAGTCGGTGTACCTCAATGCAGCCTGTGCACCACGTTGGCGGCAGACAGCTCAGGGAATACTACGGAATTTCTCTCTAGTGACGATCGCATCGGGAGTTGTCCAGCAATGCCAATTGGTTTGGGTGACGGCAGAGGGGACGATCGTAGAATCCAAGGAACTCTATCGAATTCCCCATGAATAA
- a CDS encoding cobyrinate a,c-diamide synthase has translation MGVIIAGDRSGSGKTTVTLAMLAALRQKQLAVQSFKVGPDYIDPMFHRAVTGRACYNLDPVLTSETYVRQSYGRRSQAIPHSIVEGVMGLFDGAAAPQGYGSTAHVAKVLGLPVVLVVNCRSVSQSIAALVQGYRTFDPAVNVAGLVLNQVGSDRHLELLMAALEPLNLPIVGVLRREDQIHLPDRHLGLVPTAELPQLTEILDRLAVLGLRCFDWEKLLPLVENSPLASSIEPSDLPEVEPLPQPVRLAIAQDPAFSFYYADNLELLTALGAELVPWSPLRDGPRPDCQGLYFGGGFPEMFAAELADNAAARQAVGQAIAQGLPTYGECGGLMYLCQAIVDFEGQRHAMVGTLPTDAVMGKRLTLGYREATVQATSALVQAGQRLRGHEFHRSQVTGRSAQPLFHLRSLQVTPARSGGSQFPFARSAQQNSEQQHSETPATNPLEGQAEGWAMANLHASYLHLHWGTTPDLPRRFLQRCLGHSPS, from the coding sequence ATGGGTGTTATTATTGCGGGCGATCGCAGTGGCAGTGGCAAGACAACGGTGACGCTGGCGATGCTGGCGGCGTTGCGGCAGAAGCAATTGGCGGTGCAGTCGTTTAAAGTGGGGCCGGACTATATTGATCCGATGTTTCACCGGGCTGTGACTGGGCGCGCTTGCTATAACTTGGATCCGGTACTGACTTCTGAAACCTACGTGCGGCAATCCTATGGGCGACGATCGCAGGCCATCCCCCACAGCATCGTAGAAGGGGTGATGGGGCTGTTTGATGGGGCGGCGGCTCCGCAGGGCTATGGCAGTACGGCCCATGTGGCGAAGGTGTTGGGGTTGCCCGTGGTGCTGGTGGTGAATTGCCGCAGTGTGTCCCAATCGATCGCGGCGCTGGTACAGGGGTATCGGACGTTTGACCCGGCGGTGAATGTGGCGGGTCTGGTGCTGAATCAGGTGGGCAGCGATCGCCATTTGGAATTACTGATGGCGGCGCTGGAACCGTTAAACCTGCCGATTGTGGGGGTGTTGCGACGGGAGGATCAGATCCATCTGCCCGATCGGCATTTAGGGTTGGTGCCAACGGCGGAATTGCCGCAGTTGACGGAGATTCTCGATCGTTTGGCGGTCTTGGGTTTGCGTTGTTTTGATTGGGAAAAACTATTGCCATTGGTCGAGAATTCGCCGTTGGCCTCGTCGATCGAACCGTCTGATCTGCCTGAAGTGGAGCCCCTCCCCCAACCCGTGCGATTAGCGATCGCCCAGGATCCGGCCTTCAGTTTTTACTATGCCGATAATTTAGAGTTGCTGACGGCCTTGGGTGCGGAACTGGTGCCTTGGAGTCCGCTGCGGGATGGGCCACGACCGGATTGCCAGGGGCTGTATTTTGGCGGGGGCTTTCCGGAAATGTTTGCGGCAGAACTGGCGGACAATGCCGCAGCACGGCAGGCCGTGGGACAGGCGATCGCCCAGGGACTGCCGACCTATGGGGAATGTGGTGGCTTGATGTATCTCTGTCAGGCGATCGTCGATTTTGAGGGGCAGCGCCATGCCATGGTGGGGACGTTGCCGACGGATGCAGTGATGGGCAAACGGCTAACGTTGGGCTACCGGGAGGCCACGGTACAAGCGACGAGTGCTCTGGTGCAAGCGGGGCAACGGCTGCGAGGTCATGAGTTCCATCGATCGCAGGTGACGGGGCGATCGGCGCAACCGTTGTTTCATTTGCGATCGCTCCAGGTAACCCCGGCTCGATCGGGAGGGTCGCAATTTCCGTTTGCGCGATCGGCCCAGCAGAATTCAGAACAGCAACATTCAGAGACTCCCGCGACGAATCCACTGGAAGGGCAAGCGGAGGGCTGGGCAATGGCCAATTTACATGCGTCGTATTTACATTTGCACTGGGGCACCACGCCGGATTTACCTCGACGGTTTCTTCAGCGCTGTTTGGGCCATTCGCCTAGTTGA
- a CDS encoding ATP-binding protein, with product MHPEKPLGSVIQGSLSKGLEVRLHADVSVEEMRVGKFLVVQGSRSRFFCMLTDVTLGTASQRILANPPDPANTFLQEVLAGSGTYGTIELAPMLMINDEKRRDSPAIAENTAETTSAKKSAKAKAKIPNTRSTVAAASYQPNTNADIELLPVKTIPSHFSQVYDASDRDFRAVFGWEDDPHRRNFAIGEPIDMAVPICLDLDRFVERSNGVFGKSGTGKSFLTRLLLAGVVRKQAAVNLIFDMHSEYGWEATREGKAFSTVKGLCQLFPGKVEIFTLDPDSTKRRGVRNAQELYIGYDQIEVEDLALVRGELNLSETSLENAVILRNEFGKGWINRLLTMSNEEIQEFCEVKMGNKSSIMALQRKLIRLESLKYIRNSCPHNYVAQVLECIEAGKHVVIEFGSQSNLLSYMLATNIIARRIHAAYVRKAEHFLQTKNIDDRPRQLMITIEEAHRFLDPATVGQTIFGTIAREMRKYFVTLLVVDQRPSGIDNEVMSQIGTRITALLNDEKDIDAIFTGVSGGQALRSVLAKLDSKQQALILGHAVPMPVVIRTRPYDEAFYAAIGDTDWASLEDEAVLKAALAAKADLGF from the coding sequence ATGCATCCCGAAAAACCCCTCGGTTCTGTTATTCAAGGCTCCCTCAGCAAAGGGTTAGAAGTTCGCCTCCATGCCGATGTGTCGGTGGAAGAAATGCGGGTGGGCAAGTTTTTGGTTGTCCAGGGTAGCCGATCGCGCTTTTTCTGCATGTTGACCGATGTAACCTTGGGCACCGCCAGCCAACGGATCCTCGCTAATCCCCCCGATCCGGCAAATACCTTTTTGCAGGAAGTGCTGGCAGGCAGCGGCACCTACGGCACGATCGAACTCGCTCCGATGCTCATGATTAACGACGAGAAGCGTAGGGACAGTCCCGCGATCGCGGAGAATACCGCTGAAACAACCTCTGCTAAAAAATCCGCCAAAGCTAAGGCCAAAATTCCCAACACCCGATCTACCGTTGCCGCCGCATCCTACCAGCCCAACACCAACGCCGATATTGAACTCCTGCCCGTTAAAACCATTCCCAGCCACTTCAGCCAAGTGTATGACGCCAGCGATCGGGACTTCCGCGCCGTCTTTGGTTGGGAAGACGACCCCCACCGCCGCAACTTTGCCATTGGGGAACCGATCGACATGGCTGTGCCCATCTGCCTGGATCTCGATCGCTTTGTGGAACGGAGTAATGGGGTCTTTGGCAAATCGGGCACGGGGAAATCCTTCCTAACTCGCTTGCTTCTGGCGGGCGTGGTGCGCAAACAGGCCGCCGTGAATCTAATTTTCGACATGCACTCGGAGTATGGCTGGGAAGCGACCCGCGAAGGTAAAGCCTTTAGTACCGTGAAGGGATTATGCCAATTGTTTCCTGGCAAAGTCGAAATTTTTACCCTCGACCCCGATTCCACTAAACGGCGCGGGGTGCGCAATGCCCAGGAACTCTACATCGGCTACGACCAAATCGAAGTGGAAGATTTGGCGTTGGTGCGGGGAGAATTGAATCTCTCGGAAACCAGCTTGGAAAATGCGGTGATCCTGCGCAACGAATTTGGCAAAGGTTGGATCAATCGCCTCCTGACGATGAGCAATGAAGAAATCCAGGAATTCTGCGAAGTCAAGATGGGGAACAAATCTTCCATCATGGCCCTGCAACGCAAACTAATTCGGCTGGAGTCGTTGAAATACATTCGCAATTCCTGTCCCCATAACTATGTCGCCCAGGTGTTGGAATGCATTGAAGCAGGGAAGCACGTTGTCATTGAGTTCGGTTCCCAATCCAACCTGCTCTCCTATATGTTGGCGACCAATATCATTGCCCGCCGTATCCATGCCGCCTATGTGCGGAAAGCTGAACATTTTTTGCAAACCAAAAACATTGACGATCGCCCCCGTCAATTAATGATTACGATCGAAGAAGCCCACCGTTTTCTCGATCCAGCCACCGTTGGGCAAACGATTTTCGGCACGATCGCGCGGGAAATGCGCAAATACTTTGTCACGCTGCTGGTGGTCGATCAGCGGCCTTCCGGCATTGACAACGAAGTCATGTCGCAAATTGGAACTCGGATTACCGCACTGCTCAACGACGAAAAGGATATCGATGCCATTTTCACCGGGGTTTCCGGCGGCCAAGCCCTGCGATCGGTGCTGGCCAAACTAGACTCCAAACAACAGGCCCTCATCCTGGGTCACGCGGTTCCCATGCCCGTGGTCATCCGCACCCGCCCCTACGACGAAGCCTTCTATGCCGCGATCGGCGATACCGACTGGGCTAGCCTTGAAGATGAAGCGGTGCTCAAAGCAGCCCTGGCAGCCAAAGCTGATTTGGGGTTTTAG